Proteins co-encoded in one Armatimonadota bacterium genomic window:
- a CDS encoding ECF transporter S component gives MPRPPDTLAEDLALAAARLRTSHLGFVIVHEGRVLAESADPGLGALLDAAAHLRDAGCRGAALADRIVGAAAVVVAAWGGLEAVHAGVASDAAERHARALGLTFTADRRVPMITNRAGTGPCPFETAVAQVLDRGGDLDEAVAAVRETAARVATRGRARHRARAPWPELGAAATVTMVGVGVALAVVLPVAFHAVGLGPSLLPMHLPVLLLGALVGPRVGCLVGLLAPGLSHLLTGMPPLVPPVAPLMTAELATYGLVMGAVRRRLVPARGPAGYAIPDSPARTSPASGGRSWSALVAEYVALVVALTAGRAVLGLVAAVVGPVMGLPVPARTYLATAIVTGLPGIVVQLAVVPALVWRLEPVLPLYGQAAPVGVRAGLR, from the coding sequence CGGGTGCTGGCGGAGTCGGCCGATCCCGGCCTTGGCGCCCTGCTCGACGCTGCAGCGCACCTGCGCGACGCGGGCTGCCGCGGGGCAGCCCTGGCCGATCGGATCGTCGGCGCGGCCGCCGTGGTGGTGGCGGCGTGGGGCGGCCTGGAGGCCGTCCACGCCGGGGTGGCCAGCGACGCCGCAGAGCGACATGCCCGGGCCCTCGGCCTGACGTTTACAGCCGACCGTCGGGTTCCCATGATCACGAACCGCGCGGGAACGGGGCCGTGTCCGTTCGAAACCGCCGTCGCCCAGGTGCTGGACCGCGGCGGCGACCTGGACGAGGCCGTGGCGGCCGTGCGGGAGACCGCAGCGCGCGTGGCCACCAGGGGACGCGCACGCCACCGGGCGCGCGCCCCGTGGCCAGAGCTGGGTGCCGCTGCAACCGTCACGATGGTCGGCGTGGGCGTGGCCCTGGCGGTCGTGCTGCCCGTGGCGTTCCACGCCGTGGGGCTGGGCCCCAGCTTGCTGCCCATGCACCTGCCGGTCCTGCTGCTGGGGGCGCTGGTCGGCCCGCGGGTGGGGTGTCTGGTGGGCCTGCTCGCACCGGGCCTCTCGCATCTGCTGACGGGCATGCCGCCCCTGGTCCCGCCGGTCGCCCCGCTCATGACGGCGGAGCTGGCCACCTACGGGCTGGTCATGGGCGCAGTACGTCGCCGCCTCGTGCCGGCCCGGGGGCCCGCGGGCTACGCGATACCCGATTCGCCGGCGCGCACGTCGCCTGCATCAGGCGGGCGTTCCTGGTCGGCGCTGGTCGCAGAGTACGTGGCGTTGGTCGTGGCCCTGACGGCTGGCCGGGCGGTGCTGGGACTGGTGGCAGCCGTGGTCGGGCCGGTCATGGGCCTCCCGGTGCCCGCGAGGACCTATCTGGCCACGGCGATCGTCACCGGACTGCCGGGGATCGTCGTGCAGCTGGCCGTGGTCCCCGCGCTGGTGTGGCGGCTGGAGCCCGTGCTGCCGCTGTACGGGCAGGCGGCGCCGGTCGGCGTGCGCGCAGGGTTGCGGTAG
- a CDS encoding carbohydrate ABC transporter permease codes for MSPLRLPRAQSARSLGLRRLARHLPRYAALLAAIGIWAVPVLWVLATSLKARTDIFTIPPRLWFAPTLEHYRTALGTVDVSRSIVNSALVGTLTMALTLLVSVPAGYAYARVRFPYREPLFFYTLFTQMAPPVGFLIPFFLALSRLRLLDTHVGILLIYLTVTLPFAVWLVTTYFLDVPRELEEAALVDGCSRLTAFLRVVLPQAYGGIAVTAILSFINAWNEFVYASVLTGARVRMAPVAIFGFLTTEETLWGPFAATAVMIMGPVIVVAFVMQRHIVRGLTLGALR; via the coding sequence ATGAGCCCGCTTCGCCTCCCTCGCGCGCAGAGCGCAAGGTCCCTCGGGCTTCGACGTCTCGCCCGCCACCTGCCCCGCTACGCGGCCCTGCTGGCAGCCATCGGCATCTGGGCCGTGCCGGTGCTCTGGGTGCTGGCCACGTCGCTGAAGGCGCGCACCGACATCTTCACGATTCCGCCGCGCCTGTGGTTTGCGCCCACCCTCGAGCACTACCGCACCGCCCTGGGCACCGTCGACGTCTCGCGCAGCATCGTCAACAGCGCCCTGGTCGGGACGCTCACCATGGCGCTCACCCTGCTGGTCAGCGTGCCGGCCGGATACGCCTACGCGCGGGTGCGGTTCCCCTACCGCGAGCCGCTGTTCTTCTACACGCTGTTCACGCAGATGGCGCCGCCCGTCGGCTTCCTCATCCCCTTCTTCCTGGCGCTGTCGCGGCTGCGGCTGCTGGACACCCACGTCGGGATCCTGCTGATCTACCTCACCGTCACGCTGCCGTTCGCCGTCTGGCTCGTCACCACGTACTTCCTCGACGTGCCCCGCGAGCTGGAGGAAGCCGCCCTGGTGGACGGCTGCTCACGGCTGACGGCGTTTCTGCGGGTGGTGCTGCCCCAGGCCTACGGCGGGATCGCCGTCACGGCCATCCTCTCCTTCATCAACGCCTGGAACGAGTTCGTGTACGCTTCGGTGCTGACCGGCGCCCGTGTGCGCATGGCGCCGGTGGCGATCTTCGGCTTCCTGACCACCGAGGAGACCCTGTGGGGCCCGTTCGCCGCCACGGCGGTGATGATCATGGGCCCGGTGATCGTCGTGGCCTTCGTGATGCAGCGCCACATCGTGCGCGGGCTCACCCTGGGGGCGCTGCGGTAG
- a CDS encoding sugar ABC transporter substrate-binding protein has translation MRRMSRRELLRMTAGGLAAGYFGRAGEAVWAAAARTDPYAAARINWRQLAGERIHILVTPAHYFTKFRAVTPEFTRLTGIEVTFEVIPPREMREKAVLDLGARTANYASHTADPMFLPLYAANNWVEPLDLFLDDAKLTDRAWFALEDIVPLWRRANTVRGRLWGMPVEGEVTIHIYRKDVYDRLGLRPPETLDELRETARRSHAPAQNLFGLALRGFRGAGQNMYIWPSLFRAYGGQWFDHAGRPTVNSEAGVRSLEYYVSVLREFAPRGVENWNWPEIMEAFAAGTVVQYIDANSTASVIENPAKSKVAGQIGYQRWPKGPANKRVTSIWNWAMPINAALPSRKKQATWLYIQWLASRPTQLSSATFKEAPDAVVRTGVNRMSIWQDPEYRKVIAFTRDYADVVLTSLREDTDADWRPRIPEWPEIGEAMAIAIQEALVGRKTPKQALDDANAELSRILRR, from the coding sequence ATGCGTAGGATGTCGCGACGCGAACTGCTCCGCATGACCGCCGGGGGCCTGGCCGCCGGGTACTTTGGGCGAGCCGGAGAGGCCGTCTGGGCTGCGGCCGCCCGCACCGACCCCTACGCGGCAGCGCGCATCAACTGGCGGCAACTGGCGGGCGAGCGCATCCACATCCTGGTGACGCCCGCCCACTACTTCACCAAGTTCCGGGCCGTGACGCCCGAGTTCACCCGGCTCACGGGCATCGAGGTCACCTTCGAGGTGATCCCGCCGCGCGAGATGCGCGAGAAGGCGGTGCTCGACCTGGGCGCCCGCACCGCCAACTACGCCAGCCACACGGCCGATCCCATGTTCCTGCCGCTCTACGCGGCCAACAACTGGGTCGAGCCGCTCGATCTGTTCCTGGACGACGCGAAGCTCACCGACCGGGCCTGGTTCGCCCTCGAGGACATCGTACCGCTGTGGCGCCGGGCCAACACCGTCCGCGGCCGGCTGTGGGGAATGCCGGTGGAGGGCGAGGTCACCATCCACATCTACCGCAAGGACGTCTACGACCGCCTGGGGCTGCGCCCACCGGAGACCCTGGACGAGCTGCGGGAGACCGCCCGGCGCAGCCACGCGCCGGCCCAGAACCTCTTCGGGCTCGCCCTGCGCGGATTTCGCGGCGCGGGGCAGAACATGTACATCTGGCCCTCGCTGTTCCGTGCCTACGGCGGGCAGTGGTTCGACCACGCCGGCCGCCCGACGGTCAACAGCGAGGCCGGCGTCAGGTCCCTCGAGTACTACGTGAGCGTCCTGCGGGAGTTTGCGCCCAGGGGCGTGGAGAACTGGAACTGGCCGGAGATCATGGAGGCGTTCGCCGCGGGCACCGTGGTGCAGTACATCGACGCCAACAGCACCGCGTCGGTCATCGAGAACCCGGCCAAGTCGAAGGTGGCCGGGCAGATCGGCTACCAGCGCTGGCCCAAGGGCCCGGCCAACAAGCGCGTCACCAGCATCTGGAACTGGGCGATGCCCATCAACGCCGCGCTGCCCTCCCGCAAGAAGCAGGCCACCTGGCTCTACATCCAGTGGCTCGCCAGCCGCCCCACCCAGCTGTCGTCGGCCACCTTCAAGGAGGCGCCCGACGCGGTGGTGCGCACCGGCGTCAACCGCATGTCCATCTGGCAGGACCCCGAGTACCGCAAGGTCATCGCGTTCACCCGTGACTACGCCGACGTGGTGCTGACCTCGTTGCGCGAGGACACCGACGCCGACTGGCGGCCCCGCATCCCCGAGTGGCCGGAGATCGGCGAGGCGATGGCCATCGCCATCCAGGAGGCCCTGGTGGGCCGCAAGACGCCGAAGCAGGCCCTCGACGACGCCAACGCCGAGCTCTCGCGCATCCTGCGACGGTGA
- a CDS encoding sugar ABC transporter permease translates to MTRRTQQAADARNGLPGALIPPAVGAARAVPRRRRTFDDEARFGLLLTGPSLLVLAVVSTLPLVFLVAVTFFRIELTRPWATGFAGLTNYTAMLTDPRFWHSLRVTAVYTVTSVALQVVLGLAFALALAGEMRGRNVLRTAVLLPMVLAPVVVGLVWRTLLLTPRYGLLDYLATVLGIGSHSWLGDPTLALGAVIVLHTWQWTPFAFLVFTASLAALPVEPFEAALLDRATAWQRFRYITLPLMRPAIVTVVIIRTIVALRAFDAIYAATGGGPGTATEILNLYAYRVAFNALNLGYGATLTVTLLLVTAAMTVLFGRLRAAVESPA, encoded by the coding sequence GTGACGCGCAGAACGCAGCAGGCGGCCGACGCGCGGAACGGCCTCCCGGGCGCCCTGATCCCGCCGGCGGTCGGGGCGGCCCGGGCCGTTCCGCGCCGCCGCCGAACGTTCGACGACGAGGCGCGGTTCGGGCTGCTCCTGACCGGGCCGAGTCTGCTGGTCCTGGCCGTCGTCTCCACCCTGCCGCTGGTCTTCCTGGTCGCGGTGACCTTCTTCCGGATCGAGCTGACCCGACCGTGGGCCACGGGCTTCGCCGGCCTGACCAACTATACGGCCATGCTCACCGACCCCCGGTTCTGGCACAGCCTGCGGGTGACTGCCGTTTACACCGTCACCAGCGTGGCCCTGCAGGTGGTGCTGGGGCTCGCTTTCGCCCTGGCCCTGGCGGGGGAGATGCGCGGGCGCAACGTCCTGCGCACCGCCGTGCTGCTGCCCATGGTCCTGGCCCCGGTGGTGGTGGGGCTCGTCTGGCGCACCCTGCTGCTGACGCCGCGCTACGGGCTGCTCGACTACCTGGCCACGGTGCTCGGCATCGGCTCCCACAGCTGGCTGGGCGACCCCACGCTGGCGCTGGGCGCGGTGATCGTGCTGCACACCTGGCAGTGGACCCCGTTCGCCTTCCTGGTGTTCACGGCCAGCCTGGCCGCGCTGCCCGTGGAACCCTTCGAGGCCGCCCTGCTGGACCGCGCCACCGCCTGGCAGCGATTCCGCTACATCACGTTGCCGCTGATGCGCCCGGCGATCGTCACCGTGGTCATCATCCGGACCATCGTGGCGCTGCGCGCCTTCGACGCCATCTACGCCGCCACGGGCGGCGGGCCGGGTACCGCCACCGAGATCCTGAACCTCTACGCCTACCGGGTGGCGTTCAACGCGCTCAACCTCGGGTACGGGGCGACGCTCACGGTCACCCTCCTCCTGGTGACCGCGGCGATGACCGTGCTCTTCGGCCGCCTGCGCGCTGCGGTGGAGAGCCCCGCATGA
- a CDS encoding aminoacyl-tRNA deacylase codes for MRTRATRVLDELGITYELREFEAEAYTAAEAAARLGLAPGQVFKTLVARTDDGRVAVACVPGDAALDLRALAGLLGAKRAALVDATELMRLVGYVKGAVSPLAQRRRHPVFIDASALRHPRISISAGVRGLQLWIDPRDLARATGAQVVVLTGKVTRP; via the coding sequence ATGCGCACGCGCGCCACCCGGGTGCTCGACGAGCTGGGCATCACCTACGAGCTGCGCGAGTTCGAGGCCGAGGCCTACACCGCCGCCGAGGCCGCGGCACGCCTGGGGCTGGCGCCGGGCCAGGTGTTCAAGACCCTGGTGGCCCGCACGGACGATGGGCGGGTCGCGGTGGCCTGTGTGCCCGGAGATGCTGCGCTCGACCTGCGGGCGCTCGCCGGGCTCCTGGGCGCCAAGCGGGCCGCGTTGGTCGACGCTACCGAACTTATGCGGCTGGTCGGCTATGTCAAAGGAGCGGTCTCGCCGCTGGCGCAACGGCGCCGCCATCCCGTGTTCATCGATGCCTCAGCCCTGCGCCACCCGCGGATCAGCATCAGCGCCGGAGTGCGGGGGCTACAGCTGTGGATCGACCCGCGCGACCTCGCCCGGGCCACCGGCGCGCAGGTAGTGGTGCTGACCGGCAAGGTGACACGCCCTTGA
- a CDS encoding alkaline phosphatase family protein, with protein MAARPDKLLILGLDAALPDLLRRFADEGALPALAGLMRRGVFARALTTFPPLTAAAWSAIVTGAGPGSTGVPSLMVHLPGEPLDAWHTSFDRRIQLAETLWEAGLRAGKVPALVNWPVTWPMGLERGVQVAAALNPPFRFFYMPLFDIASSSFFATQRFPCNQVPGRMVVVTPEPARAWTGLPPSTRPPLEITVDVPPTYARGVRYHVAILATTDAGYDQLLVAPQRDGQAAVTRLRVGELSDWITETFETASGRRRGRFRFQLVALSPDAHDLRLYVTAINTAEPYTIPAELTPALEAVAGPYMEVDDPWAFMDGWIPLEAFTAQLTAHTTWWTRATAHVLTTCDWDLAFSWVGTIDHVEHVLYGGIEPRARTYDPASADRWLGVIRDVYREVDAGVARILQAVDLERTLVLAVSDHGFTHLDVFPFLKYCLAEAGLMAFTLDPTSGEMLVDWTRTKCYPLEPGHAHIFINLKGRDPQGCVDPKDYGRVQDEIIDALMRLRDPVTGEPIVAAAVRKEDARLLGVHEGRGYDRIGDVLYAWKPGYMANPYVYRAAVKYRDGTERIIVNTEKFEASRLLHNFTGAHLTLPTVREMHAAAILAGPGVRHVWPQQPINLIDLAPTLAHLLGIPTPRDAEGHVLHAVLE; from the coding sequence ATGGCAGCACGACCCGACAAGCTGTTGATCCTGGGCCTGGACGCGGCGCTCCCCGACCTGTTGCGGCGCTTCGCCGACGAGGGCGCGCTCCCCGCGCTGGCGGGCCTGATGCGGCGGGGCGTCTTCGCCCGCGCCCTGACCACCTTTCCGCCCCTGACCGCAGCGGCGTGGTCGGCCATCGTCACGGGGGCAGGCCCCGGGAGCACCGGCGTGCCCAGCCTGATGGTGCACCTGCCCGGAGAACCGCTGGACGCGTGGCACACCTCGTTCGACCGGCGGATCCAGCTGGCGGAGACGCTGTGGGAGGCGGGGCTGCGCGCCGGCAAGGTGCCGGCGCTGGTGAACTGGCCGGTCACCTGGCCCATGGGGCTCGAGCGCGGTGTCCAGGTGGCGGCCGCCCTCAACCCGCCGTTTCGCTTCTTCTACATGCCGCTGTTCGACATCGCCAGCAGCTCGTTCTTCGCCACGCAGCGGTTCCCGTGCAACCAGGTGCCCGGGCGCATGGTGGTGGTCACCCCCGAGCCCGCACGGGCCTGGACGGGACTGCCGCCCAGCACGCGCCCGCCGCTGGAGATCACCGTCGACGTCCCGCCCACCTATGCCCGCGGGGTGCGCTACCACGTGGCCATCCTGGCCACTACAGACGCCGGCTACGACCAGCTCCTCGTGGCCCCGCAGCGCGACGGGCAGGCCGCCGTGACGCGGCTGCGGGTCGGCGAGCTCAGCGACTGGATCACCGAGACGTTCGAGACCGCCAGCGGTCGCCGGCGCGGGCGGTTCCGCTTCCAGCTCGTCGCGCTCAGCCCCGACGCCCACGACCTGCGGCTCTACGTCACCGCCATCAACACCGCCGAGCCCTACACGATCCCGGCCGAGCTCACGCCGGCCCTGGAGGCCGTAGCGGGTCCCTACATGGAGGTGGACGACCCGTGGGCGTTCATGGACGGCTGGATTCCCCTGGAGGCGTTCACGGCACAGCTCACCGCCCACACGACCTGGTGGACCAGGGCCACGGCCCACGTGCTGACCACCTGCGACTGGGACCTCGCCTTCTCGTGGGTGGGGACCATCGACCACGTCGAGCACGTCCTGTACGGTGGGATCGAGCCCCGGGCACGCACCTACGACCCTGCCAGCGCCGACCGCTGGTTGGGGGTGATCCGCGACGTCTACCGCGAGGTCGACGCGGGCGTGGCGCGGATCCTGCAGGCCGTGGACCTCGAGCGCACGCTGGTGCTCGCGGTCTCCGACCACGGCTTCACCCACCTCGACGTCTTTCCGTTCCTCAAGTACTGCCTGGCCGAAGCCGGGCTCATGGCGTTCACGCTGGACCCAACAAGCGGTGAGATGCTCGTCGACTGGACGCGCACCAAGTGCTACCCGTTGGAACCGGGCCACGCCCACATCTTCATCAACCTCAAGGGACGTGATCCCCAGGGCTGCGTGGACCCCAAGGACTACGGCAGGGTGCAGGACGAGATCATCGACGCCCTGATGCGCCTGCGCGATCCGGTCACCGGCGAACCGATCGTGGCCGCAGCCGTGCGCAAGGAGGACGCCCGTCTGCTGGGCGTGCACGAGGGGCGTGGCTACGATCGCATCGGCGACGTGCTCTACGCCTGGAAGCCCGGGTACATGGCCAACCCCTACGTCTACCGCGCCGCCGTCAAGTACCGTGACGGCACCGAGCGCATCATCGTCAACACCGAGAAGTTCGAGGCCTCGCGCCTGCTGCACAACTTCACGGGTGCCCACCTGACGCTCCCCACGGTGCGGGAGATGCATGCGGCCGCGATCCTGGCGGGCCCCGGGGTCAGGCACGTCTGGCCGCAGCAGCCGATCAACCTGATCGACCTCGCCCCCACGCTGGCGCACCTGCTGGGCATCCCCACGCCCCGCGATGCTGAAGGCCACGTGCTCCATGCAGTGCTGGAGTGA